In Micrococcus luteus NCTC 2665, a single window of DNA contains:
- the zapE gene encoding cell division protein ZapE: MAQIVHLADRSPQVTPDQLLSGFHPSYRFGTVSFDTYIPDPAHPSQAQAVERLRRFAADLGRGGSGGGFLGGLFGGMKRAAGPAGIYLDGGFGVGKTHLLASTWHAAPGPKAFGTFVEYTNLVGALSFRKAVDQLKEYTLVCIDEFELDDPGDTVLMSRLMRELADAGVRLVATSNTLPGSLGEGRFAAQDFKREIQVLAEQFEVIRVDGEDYRHRGLTAAPDPLPDDQVVATAEQNFPDAGVLAVDDFDALTAMLSRVHPSRYRELVKDVDVLALHDVKTITEQATALRFVVFADRLYDKDVPVLASGVPFDALFTQEMMHGGYMKKYFRTVSRMTALVREGQTGVAEHK, translated from the coding sequence GTGGCTCAGATCGTCCACCTCGCCGACCGTTCGCCGCAGGTCACCCCGGACCAGCTGCTGTCCGGCTTCCACCCGTCGTACCGCTTCGGCACGGTGTCCTTCGACACCTACATCCCGGACCCCGCGCACCCCTCGCAGGCACAGGCCGTGGAGCGGCTGCGCCGGTTCGCTGCAGACCTCGGACGGGGCGGCTCGGGCGGCGGGTTCCTCGGCGGCCTGTTCGGCGGGATGAAGCGGGCGGCGGGGCCGGCCGGCATCTACCTCGACGGCGGCTTCGGCGTCGGCAAGACCCACCTGCTGGCCTCGACGTGGCACGCGGCCCCCGGGCCCAAGGCGTTCGGCACGTTCGTGGAGTACACCAACCTCGTGGGCGCCCTGTCCTTCCGCAAGGCGGTGGACCAGCTCAAGGAGTACACCCTCGTGTGCATCGACGAGTTCGAGCTCGACGACCCGGGGGACACCGTGCTGATGTCCCGGCTCATGCGCGAGCTGGCCGACGCCGGCGTGCGCCTGGTGGCGACCTCCAACACCCTGCCGGGCTCGCTCGGCGAGGGGCGCTTCGCGGCGCAGGACTTCAAGCGCGAGATCCAGGTCCTGGCCGAGCAGTTCGAGGTCATCCGCGTGGACGGCGAGGACTACCGCCACCGCGGACTGACCGCCGCGCCGGACCCGCTGCCGGACGACCAGGTGGTCGCGACGGCGGAGCAGAACTTCCCCGACGCCGGCGTGCTGGCCGTGGACGACTTCGACGCCCTGACCGCCATGCTCTCCCGCGTGCATCCGTCGCGGTATCGCGAGCTGGTCAAGGACGTGGACGTGCTCGCCCTGCACGACGTGAAGACCATCACGGAGCAGGCCACGGCCCTGCGCTTCGTGGTGTTCGCGGACCGCCTGTACGACAAGGACGTGCCCGTCCTCGCCTCCGGCGTGCCCTTCGACGCCCTGTTCACGCAGGAGATGATGCACGGTGGCTACATGAAGAAGTACTTCCGCACGGTCTCCCGCATGACCGCCCTGGTCCGGGAGGGCCAGACGGGCGTGGCCGAGCACAAGTGA